A part of Pararoseomonas sp. SCSIO 73927 genomic DNA contains:
- a CDS encoding SIR2 family protein, with the protein MQARQDQFVREWGDALRGGTAAAFIGSGASLEANYPSWPELMKERATELGITLRAHDDLTVVAQHYLNLGESKRSEIKRWIADQFPEGRRTPAAIRVLARLPLRTLWTTNYDRLLEAAWRERGLILDAKKRQSDLAHPKANADAVLYKMHGCASDPDSLVIAKDDYDLYLREREAFSTALAADLMGRRMLFLGFGHNDPNLAFLFSMLRRLFPSQAAQHFSIGRQPSPEEGESADEARARYELWCHDWEQRYRVRRVDVAEWSDVPTLLERVERRVVADAVLVSGSYPVETAGPDRTRIETVASSVGSALAESGRRLVSGFGLTVGSSALSGFLQALGADALAPERRLLLRPFPQPTGSFDPRDLWPDYRMGLVRSAGAVVFVGGARTGDAGVVDASGVMAEFDACLALGRVPIPVGGTGYASRAIWSRMGADLGRWPWYPRDAFDVLGDPAADASTIARAVTGVLDEMRSRGS; encoded by the coding sequence ATGCAGGCGCGCCAGGACCAGTTCGTCAGGGAATGGGGGGATGCCCTGCGCGGCGGGACGGCTGCGGCCTTCATAGGCTCCGGCGCGAGCCTCGAAGCCAACTACCCTTCCTGGCCGGAGCTGATGAAAGAACGCGCTACGGAGCTTGGCATCACGCTACGGGCGCACGACGATCTGACCGTGGTCGCGCAGCACTACCTGAACCTGGGGGAGAGCAAGCGCAGCGAGATCAAGCGCTGGATCGCCGACCAGTTCCCGGAAGGCAGAAGGACGCCTGCCGCGATACGGGTCCTGGCACGCCTTCCCCTGCGTACCCTCTGGACCACGAACTACGACCGGCTTCTCGAGGCCGCCTGGCGGGAGCGGGGCCTGATCCTGGATGCCAAGAAGAGACAAAGCGATCTCGCCCATCCCAAGGCGAATGCCGATGCCGTCCTGTACAAGATGCACGGGTGCGCATCCGACCCGGACAGCCTAGTCATCGCAAAGGACGACTACGACCTCTACCTGAGGGAGAGGGAAGCCTTCTCCACGGCGCTCGCGGCCGACCTGATGGGACGGCGGATGCTGTTCCTCGGCTTCGGCCACAACGATCCGAACCTTGCCTTTCTCTTCAGCATGCTTCGCCGCCTGTTCCCGAGCCAGGCAGCCCAGCATTTCAGCATCGGACGCCAGCCCAGCCCGGAAGAAGGTGAAAGCGCGGACGAGGCGCGTGCCCGCTACGAGTTATGGTGCCATGACTGGGAGCAGCGGTACCGGGTCCGCCGCGTCGACGTAGCCGAGTGGTCGGATGTCCCGACCCTCCTCGAACGTGTCGAGCGGCGTGTGGTGGCCGACGCCGTCCTCGTGTCGGGCAGCTATCCCGTCGAGACGGCCGGTCCCGACCGGACCCGGATCGAGACCGTGGCGTCCTCGGTCGGATCGGCGCTGGCGGAGAGCGGACGAAGGCTGGTCTCTGGCTTCGGGCTGACCGTTGGTTCGTCGGCGTTGTCGGGCTTCCTGCAGGCGCTCGGGGCCGATGCCCTTGCCCCGGAGCGGCGGCTTCTCCTCCGTCCCTTCCCGCAGCCAACGGGGAGCTTCGATCCCCGCGATCTCTGGCCTGACTACCGGATGGGCCTCGTGAGGTCGGCGGGTGCCGTCGTCTTCGTCGGGGGCGCCAGGACCGGGGATGCAGGCGTCGTCGACGCAAGCGGCGTGATGGCCGAATTCGATGCGTGCCTTGCTCTTGGCCGGGTACCCATCCCCGTCGGCGGCACGGGATATGCCAGCAGGGCGATCTGGTCCCGCATGGGTGCGGACCTGGGCCGCTGGCCCTGGTATCCCAGGGATGCCTTCGATGTCCTAGGGGATCCGGCTGCAGATGCCTCTACCATTGCCCGAGCCGTGACGGGTGTATTGGATGAGATGCGGTCGCGGGGTTCCTAG
- a CDS encoding tripartite tricarboxylate transporter substrate-binding protein, which translates to MIVPFAPGAATDSMARLGAQKLGEKLGVSVVVENRTGGNGIPGTQAVLQAPADGYTIMGTASTHALMRQVLRNVPFDPQADFIPLARTARGPMVLVTNPGRREKTVAEILAAARARPAAWSFATSSFGSAGHLATIDLCRRAGTDIQIVPYRGTAPALTDISAGNVQLLFDSAFALLPQSRANQVQGVAIATAERSQLAPELPTVAEGGHPGFEFYSWYAVMAPKGTPPEIAARMNAALNEAMGDEATRQRLNSTGLEPLRESIDEIRQAVAAEVTRGAELLRVANYQPE; encoded by the coding sequence ATGATCGTGCCCTTCGCCCCGGGTGCCGCGACCGATTCCATGGCGCGTCTCGGAGCCCAGAAGCTCGGCGAGAAGCTCGGTGTGTCGGTCGTGGTCGAGAACCGAACGGGCGGGAATGGCATTCCTGGCACCCAGGCGGTGCTCCAGGCACCGGCCGACGGCTACACCATCATGGGCACAGCCTCCACCCACGCGCTCATGCGGCAGGTGCTGCGGAACGTGCCCTTCGACCCGCAGGCCGATTTCATCCCGCTGGCCCGGACCGCGCGCGGCCCGATGGTCCTGGTCACGAACCCAGGGCGCCGCGAGAAGACAGTCGCCGAGATCCTGGCCGCAGCACGCGCGAGGCCTGCGGCGTGGAGCTTCGCGACCTCCTCGTTCGGCTCGGCGGGGCACCTGGCGACCATCGACCTCTGCCGCAGGGCAGGAACGGACATCCAGATCGTGCCCTATCGCGGCACCGCCCCGGCGCTGACCGACATCTCCGCGGGCAATGTCCAGCTGCTGTTCGATTCGGCGTTCGCCCTGCTGCCCCAGAGCCGCGCGAACCAGGTCCAGGGCGTCGCGATCGCCACGGCCGAACGGAGCCAGCTCGCTCCGGAGCTGCCCACGGTCGCAGAGGGAGGCCATCCCGGGTTCGAGTTCTACTCATGGTACGCGGTGATGGCGCCCAAGGGCACGCCGCCCGAGATCGCGGCCCGGATGAACGCCGCGCTGAACGAGGCGATGGGCGACGAGGCGACGCGACAGCGGCTGAACAGCACCGGGCTCGAACCCCTGCGGGAGTCGATCGACGAGATCCGGCAGGCTGTCGCGGCCGAGGTCACGCGTGGTGCCGAGCTGCTGCGGGTGGCCAACTACCAGCCCGAATAG
- the otnK gene encoding 3-oxo-tetronate kinase, whose amino-acid sequence MPLLGCIADDFTGATDLANTLVKGGMTAVQVIGVPQGTLPEADAVIVALKSRTAPVAEAVADSLAACEALLAAGCRQIFFKYCSTFDSTPEGNIGPVADALVRRLDTGFALACPAFPTNGRTVFQGHLFVGSALLSESGMENHPLTPMRVPNLLRVLEEQTDGTVGLVPFAVVDEGPAAIRRAMTGLKESGRRYAIVDAIVDRHLMNIGEAAAAHPLITGGSGVALGLPANFRAAGLLPERSDAAALPEVGGHAAVLAGSCSRATLGQIGFARDRMPTLELDPLETPDASALTAQALAWARDKLGNAPILIAASSTPERVTALQARIGRDAAGALVETVLSEVAAALVERGVRRLVVAGGETSGSVVSRLGVQQLRIGAEIDPGVPWTYAEEVGLRLALKSGNFGTRDFFLKAFEA is encoded by the coding sequence GCATCGCCGACGACTTCACCGGCGCGACGGACCTCGCCAACACCCTCGTGAAGGGCGGCATGACGGCCGTGCAGGTGATCGGCGTTCCCCAGGGCACCCTTCCGGAAGCCGACGCCGTCATCGTCGCCCTGAAGTCCCGGACGGCGCCTGTCGCGGAGGCTGTCGCCGACAGCCTGGCCGCCTGCGAGGCGCTGCTGGCCGCCGGGTGCCGCCAGATCTTCTTCAAGTACTGCTCGACCTTCGACTCGACGCCGGAGGGCAACATCGGCCCCGTGGCGGACGCGCTGGTGCGGCGCCTGGACACCGGCTTCGCGCTCGCCTGCCCGGCCTTTCCCACGAATGGCCGCACGGTCTTCCAAGGTCACCTCTTCGTCGGTTCAGCGCTGCTGAGCGAGAGCGGGATGGAGAACCATCCACTGACGCCGATGCGCGTCCCGAACCTGCTGCGAGTCCTGGAAGAGCAGACCGATGGCACGGTCGGGCTGGTGCCGTTCGCCGTGGTGGACGAGGGACCTGCCGCGATCCGGCGCGCCATGACCGGACTGAAGGAGAGCGGGCGGCGCTACGCGATCGTGGATGCCATCGTCGACAGACATCTGATGAACATCGGCGAGGCTGCGGCCGCTCACCCCTTGATCACGGGAGGCTCCGGCGTCGCGCTCGGCCTACCTGCCAACTTCCGGGCGGCAGGACTTCTGCCCGAGCGTTCGGATGCCGCGGCCCTGCCCGAGGTGGGTGGCCATGCCGCAGTGCTGGCCGGTTCCTGTTCGCGCGCGACCCTCGGCCAGATCGGTTTCGCGCGCGACCGGATGCCGACGCTGGAACTGGATCCGCTGGAAACCCCGGACGCGTCTGCTCTGACAGCCCAGGCGCTGGCCTGGGCTAGGGACAAGCTCGGCAACGCGCCGATCCTGATCGCCGCCTCGTCCACCCCTGAGCGCGTGACCGCCCTCCAGGCACGGATCGGGCGCGATGCGGCCGGTGCGCTGGTCGAGACCGTGCTGTCCGAGGTTGCCGCGGCCCTGGTCGAGCGCGGTGTGAGACGCCTGGTGGTGGCGGGCGGCGAGACCTCCGGGTCAGTGGTCTCCCGGCTCGGGGTGCAGCAGCTCCGCATCGGTGCCGAGATCGATCCCGGCGTTCCCTGGACCTACGCCGAGGAGGTGGGGCTGAGGCTGGCGCTGAAGTCCGGCAACTTCGGCACCCGCGACTTCTTCCTGAAGGCATTCGAAGCATGA
- a CDS encoding aldolase, whose amino-acid sequence MNENALREAICAHGRLLFGRGYSVGSAGNISVRLPGGFLMTPTNSCLGRLEPDRISKLDRDYRHVSGDKPSKEVFMHRAFLEARPEAGAVVHLHSTHATAIACLAEPGDAAPIPPLTPYFVMRIGRSLPVVPYYRPGDAAMEPAIAEAARGSRAALLANHGPVVSGKSLDDAVYAAEELEEAARLALMLRGQQARQLTPSQVDDLLETFG is encoded by the coding sequence ATGAACGAGAACGCGCTGCGCGAGGCCATCTGCGCCCATGGCCGCCTGCTCTTCGGGCGCGGCTACTCCGTCGGCTCGGCCGGGAACATCTCGGTGCGCCTGCCCGGCGGGTTCCTGATGACGCCTACCAACTCCTGCCTGGGCAGGCTGGAGCCGGACCGGATCAGCAAGCTGGACCGGGACTACCGCCATGTCTCCGGCGACAAGCCGTCCAAGGAGGTTTTCATGCACCGCGCCTTCCTGGAAGCGCGGCCCGAGGCCGGGGCGGTGGTCCACCTCCACTCCACCCATGCGACGGCCATCGCATGCCTCGCGGAGCCGGGCGACGCGGCGCCCATCCCGCCGCTCACGCCCTACTTCGTCATGCGGATCGGCCGCAGCCTGCCGGTCGTGCCCTACTACCGGCCCGGGGATGCCGCGATGGAGCCCGCCATCGCCGAGGCGGCGCGGGGCAGCCGCGCGGCCCTGCTGGCCAACCATGGGCCGGTGGTCAGCGGCAAGTCGCTGGACGATGCGGTCTACGCTGCCGAGGAACTGGAGGAGGCGGCGCGTCTGGCGCTCATGCTACGCGGCCAGCAGGCCCGCCAGCTGACGCCCTCCCAGGTCGACGACCTGCTCGAGACCTTCGGGTAG
- a CDS encoding TIR domain-containing protein has product MARKTFFSFHYQPDVSRAFVVRNSWVTARDREAAGFFDASVFESKKRESDEVLRRFLREGLEGSSVVCALTGYETASRRWVRYEMLQGLRQGRGLMEIAIHSIRCMRTGTACAQGVSVLANLGFIVTPTMVGFCERVGGSWQLNPDVPSLPRNEFKLAIPGDAATRVVTLDRIFLRYDWGIQNGHVNMGAWIESAARQVGR; this is encoded by the coding sequence ATGGCGCGGAAGACCTTCTTCAGTTTCCACTACCAGCCCGACGTCAGCCGCGCGTTCGTCGTCCGGAATTCCTGGGTGACGGCCCGGGACAGGGAGGCGGCAGGCTTCTTCGATGCTTCGGTATTCGAATCCAAGAAGCGCGAGAGCGACGAGGTGTTGAGACGCTTTCTTCGCGAGGGGCTGGAAGGCTCCAGCGTGGTCTGTGCCCTGACAGGGTACGAGACGGCCAGTCGCCGATGGGTCCGCTACGAGATGCTCCAGGGACTTCGCCAGGGGCGTGGCCTCATGGAGATCGCGATCCATTCGATCCGGTGCATGAGGACGGGAACCGCCTGCGCGCAAGGAGTGTCTGTTCTTGCGAACCTGGGCTTCATCGTGACGCCGACGATGGTGGGTTTCTGCGAGAGGGTCGGCGGGAGCTGGCAGCTGAATCCCGATGTACCGAGTCTGCCGAGGAACGAGTTCAAGCTCGCCATCCCGGGCGACGCTGCAACCCGGGTCGTGACGCTGGACCGGATCTTCCTGCGCTACGACTGGGGTATCCAGAACGGACACGTGAACATGGGGGCGTGGATCGAGAGCGCTGCCCGTCAGGTCGGAAGGTAG
- a CDS encoding DUF6634 family protein, with translation MIEALPGCDLSRLNLLFESRRLERLARDMRIIAAGLAPTEAVLEAAPIVDGWQFGCRTLTSLVGTSIGHPRLPDGPVHTTDVWIIDSKRRWARTLSRYYVLGAPHAGDDHDR, from the coding sequence ATGATCGAAGCACTACCAGGATGCGATCTCTCGCGCCTGAACTTGCTGTTCGAGTCGAGACGACTGGAACGGCTCGCGCGTGACATGCGGATCATCGCCGCTGGTTTGGCTCCCACGGAAGCGGTCCTGGAGGCGGCCCCCATCGTCGATGGTTGGCAATTCGGATGCCGGACGCTGACATCGCTGGTGGGCACATCGATCGGCCATCCGAGGTTACCTGATGGTCCCGTGCACACAACCGATGTGTGGATCATCGATTCAAAACGCCGCTGGGCGCGCACGCTGTCCCGATATTACGTCCTAGGTGCCCCGCATGCGGGTGATGATCATGACCGCTGA
- a CDS encoding nucleotidyl transferase AbiEii/AbiGii toxin family protein, with protein MRRGTAQRGHAPLGRTAGSTGDDIGRTAEEIAIAALGASRAATRYPLHGAWAVAAWTGGLSRRTRGIDLLDLGRGPVDAIVADLADVLGRHTEGLCLDWSAPGIRTKGERRSPLHRLSISAWLGHRRLRLRIDVTAARYPGLDIEFRPLPPIPGRRTATWAACCTAEELVAEKTALLVTYGADHTRLQDVQDLWLLSKRVRFDGQALADAMAGVFAGRDAARMLERDDGYWESAFDPRRVTPTDRLRWEDLRAGAQWSIPIPAPDMALLDLGRFLVPVLRSLRHESGIPATWLPGGGRRMDGAWASSAPNSGAGATPESLKAAAVITGAYDVVVYDEVTTSRVSAPSASGTTARTG; from the coding sequence ATGAGGAGGGGCACCGCACAGCGCGGACATGCGCCCCTGGGCAGGACTGCCGGGTCCACCGGCGATGACATCGGCCGGACCGCAGAGGAGATCGCGATCGCCGCGCTGGGCGCGTCGCGTGCTGCCACCAGGTACCCCTTGCACGGAGCCTGGGCGGTCGCTGCCTGGACCGGTGGCCTCTCGCGCCGCACGAGAGGCATCGATCTCCTGGATCTCGGGCGCGGACCGGTGGACGCCATCGTGGCCGACCTCGCAGACGTCCTGGGGCGGCACACGGAAGGACTGTGCCTGGACTGGTCCGCTCCCGGGATCCGGACGAAGGGGGAGAGACGCTCTCCTCTGCACCGGCTTTCCATCTCGGCATGGCTGGGGCACCGCAGGCTGAGGCTACGGATCGACGTCACCGCGGCCAGGTATCCCGGGCTGGACATCGAGTTCCGCCCCCTCCCCCCGATTCCAGGGCGCCGGACGGCGACCTGGGCGGCATGCTGCACGGCGGAGGAACTCGTGGCCGAGAAGACCGCGCTCCTGGTGACGTATGGCGCCGACCATACCCGGCTGCAGGACGTCCAGGACCTGTGGCTGCTCTCGAAGCGGGTCCGGTTCGACGGTCAGGCCCTGGCCGATGCCATGGCGGGGGTCTTCGCTGGCCGGGACGCCGCCCGGATGCTGGAGCGGGATGACGGCTACTGGGAGAGCGCGTTCGACCCTCGGCGGGTGACCCCGACCGACCGGCTCCGGTGGGAAGATCTCAGGGCCGGAGCGCAGTGGTCCATCCCCATACCGGCGCCCGATATGGCGCTGCTCGACCTGGGCCGTTTCCTGGTCCCGGTACTGCGCTCGCTTCGCCACGAGAGCGGCATCCCGGCAACGTGGCTGCCCGGGGGCGGACGGCGCATGGACGGCGCCTGGGCGTCATCCGCCCCCAACTCGGGCGCGGGCGCGACACCAGAAAGCCTGAAAGCCGCAGCAGTCATAACAGGTGCCTACGACGTCGTGGTCTACGACGAGGTCACCACCTCACGAGTTTCGGCACCAAGCGCGTCCGGGACAACGGCTCGCACTGGCTGA
- a CDS encoding AAA family ATPase: protein MRVMIMTADRDTDENATPALPASMDEAIATLAGDTSDGWSTTSEQPPRRRRKQMTATAPSSAGAAAPDPWGPVTPDDDPVESARRKGPATLCALVMLRAALLDAPGFLDRAMVPGVVSIIHAPDKEWGMSIGRAWLSVVGVIYDRMYPPTDPIGTAGSSVRTPAAKMPSWARGHPNGPSHFSIFERPPPRSASIEIVRESLDDGRPIHVVTHHPAILDPDILLVEEQRLVIPPMDGQHIAQCADAIQPSGPWPPLGRIGIPPLLAEAAPELLPFHLNAAWRADQDAAAYIGRLAELVTRRTTLAAADNVRSMPTLENLPGLGEAGEWGRRAVVDLKAYARGELPWSELDRGVVLEGPPGTGKSTFARALAGSAGLPLVASSLAQWQGHKEGHLGNLLSAMQATFAHARKLAPCIMLVDEIDSFPTRSAITHRHRDYVVEVINALLEQLDGAVDRQGVVVIGTCNDATGLDPAILRPGRLERVIRLSRPDASGVEAILRIHLGDALKDEDLKPLAATAVVRQAVGADVEAWCRGARRRARAQGRPMILADLEAEIGPAPPVHSPAALLRMAMHEAGHALAFAVMAPGVLKEVVVDTAVGGRSMTAVDTSEILREAPHATHRQSMDQLRAILSGRAAEEVILGEPSGGAGGSRGSDLARATRLASAVMASSGLDGHSDRLVFLGAADDPERLDQILLMPDIRCRASAILRQAYDEALELIRQHQGIVERIAELLVRDGRISGEEVEALLQGRPRPDAAAGTPS, encoded by the coding sequence ATGCGGGTGATGATCATGACCGCTGATCGCGACACCGATGAGAATGCAACGCCTGCCCTCCCTGCCAGCATGGACGAAGCCATCGCGACCCTGGCTGGGGACACGTCGGATGGGTGGTCCACCACGTCGGAGCAGCCCCCACGCCGCCGCAGGAAGCAGATGACGGCGACCGCACCGAGCAGCGCGGGTGCTGCTGCCCCGGATCCATGGGGCCCTGTCACACCCGACGACGATCCGGTCGAGTCCGCCCGCAGAAAGGGGCCAGCTACCCTGTGCGCGCTGGTCATGCTCCGGGCCGCTCTCCTCGACGCGCCGGGCTTTCTGGATCGGGCCATGGTGCCAGGCGTCGTGAGCATCATCCACGCCCCGGACAAGGAATGGGGCATGTCCATCGGCCGCGCCTGGCTGTCCGTCGTGGGCGTGATCTATGACAGGATGTACCCGCCCACCGATCCCATCGGCACGGCGGGATCGTCGGTTCGCACACCCGCTGCCAAGATGCCCTCCTGGGCACGCGGCCATCCGAACGGCCCGAGCCATTTCTCCATCTTCGAGCGCCCGCCACCCCGCTCAGCGAGCATCGAGATCGTCCGTGAGTCCCTGGACGATGGGCGGCCCATCCATGTCGTCACGCACCATCCTGCCATCCTCGATCCCGACATCCTGCTCGTCGAGGAACAGAGACTGGTTATCCCGCCAATGGATGGACAGCACATCGCACAGTGCGCCGATGCCATCCAACCATCGGGACCGTGGCCGCCACTGGGCAGGATCGGTATCCCGCCCCTGCTGGCGGAAGCTGCCCCGGAGTTGCTGCCGTTCCACCTCAACGCGGCTTGGAGGGCCGATCAGGACGCTGCGGCCTACATCGGCCGCCTCGCAGAACTGGTAACCCGCCGTACCACCCTGGCGGCGGCGGATAATGTTCGATCCATGCCGACCCTGGAAAACCTCCCTGGCCTGGGGGAGGCCGGTGAGTGGGGACGCCGGGCCGTGGTGGATCTGAAGGCCTACGCCCGGGGCGAGCTGCCGTGGTCGGAACTGGACCGCGGCGTCGTCCTGGAAGGGCCGCCTGGAACGGGCAAGAGCACCTTCGCGAGGGCCTTGGCGGGATCGGCTGGCCTTCCTCTCGTGGCGTCGTCCCTCGCGCAGTGGCAGGGCCACAAGGAGGGACATCTAGGTAACCTCCTCAGCGCCATGCAGGCGACGTTCGCCCATGCCCGGAAGCTGGCACCCTGCATCATGCTCGTCGACGAGATCGATTCCTTCCCCACACGCTCGGCCATCACGCACCGCCACAGGGACTACGTGGTCGAGGTCATCAACGCGCTCCTGGAGCAGCTCGATGGTGCCGTCGACAGGCAGGGCGTCGTGGTCATCGGCACCTGCAACGATGCCACCGGTCTGGATCCGGCGATCCTGCGCCCGGGCAGGCTCGAGCGCGTCATCCGCCTCTCGCGGCCTGATGCCTCGGGCGTGGAGGCCATCCTCCGCATCCATTTGGGCGATGCCCTGAAGGACGAGGACCTGAAGCCGCTCGCGGCCACAGCGGTCGTGCGTCAGGCGGTCGGTGCCGATGTGGAGGCCTGGTGCCGCGGAGCCAGACGGCGTGCGCGGGCGCAGGGGCGTCCGATGATCCTGGCCGACCTCGAGGCGGAGATCGGCCCCGCGCCTCCGGTGCATTCCCCCGCTGCGCTCCTGCGGATGGCGATGCACGAGGCCGGTCATGCCCTGGCGTTCGCCGTCATGGCGCCGGGCGTGCTCAAGGAGGTCGTCGTCGACACCGCGGTCGGCGGCCGGTCCATGACGGCCGTGGACACCTCGGAGATCCTGCGCGAAGCGCCGCACGCGACGCACCGGCAGAGCATGGACCAGCTGAGGGCCATCCTCTCCGGCCGCGCGGCCGAGGAGGTGATCCTCGGCGAGCCGAGCGGTGGCGCCGGTGGATCGCGCGGCTCCGACCTGGCGAGGGCGACGCGCCTGGCCAGTGCCGTCATGGCGTCCTCCGGACTGGACGGGCACTCCGACCGCCTCGTCTTCCTCGGCGCCGCCGACGATCCGGAGAGGCTCGACCAGATCCTGCTCATGCCGGACATCCGATGCCGGGCGTCCGCCATCCTCCGTCAGGCCTACGACGAGGCCCTGGAGCTGATCCGCCAGCACCAGGGCATCGTCGAGCGGATCGCGGAACTCCTGGTGCGCGACGGGCGGATCTCGGGAGAGGAGGTCGAGGCCCTGCTCCAGGGCAGGCCCCGCCCCGATGCTGCCGCGGGAACTCCGTCGTGA
- a CDS encoding helix-turn-helix transcriptional regulator — protein MSDVGWSERLRARARELDLADAEVARRLGMSQGRYQNYVAGRREPDLATLLRICSVLQITPNDLLGIDGEVPAQDTTSRSIAASLAAMGSAKLGLAATLLRALASHDLHDTDGEARGGFNGGSRKTGTSPARPASMKKSRRPGTTA, from the coding sequence ATGTCCGACGTGGGGTGGAGCGAGCGTCTGCGGGCGCGGGCCAGGGAACTGGACCTGGCGGATGCCGAGGTGGCGAGGCGTCTCGGCATGTCGCAGGGACGCTACCAGAACTACGTCGCCGGACGTCGGGAACCCGACCTTGCGACCCTTCTCAGGATCTGCAGCGTGCTCCAGATCACCCCAAACGACCTCCTCGGCATTGATGGAGAAGTGCCTGCACAAGACACGACATCCCGGTCCATCGCGGCGTCGCTCGCCGCCATGGGGTCGGCGAAGCTGGGTCTGGCAGCAACCCTCCTGCGAGCACTGGCTTCCCACGACCTGCACGACACCGACGGCGAGGCCAGGGGTGGTTTTAATGGCGGAAGCAGGAAGACGGGTACGTCGCCTGCCCGACCGGCATCCATGAAGAAGTCTAGGAGACCCGGCACCACGGCGTAG
- a CDS encoding TIR domain-containing protein, translating to MAFITLQEARTKGIQARSRMTRRADTVLSEESALAKSHPSTQKWDIFLSHSMTDADVVLGVKRILEEEGGVKVFVDWVEHPQLDRSKVKPEVADMLRQSMKASSSLVFATSETSPSSKWMPWELGYFDGLKGGEKVAILPLVESTHGSFVGQEYLQLYRKVERVENLVEGSGPSSRYVGRALAVEGSVRGVAPRASLKSFVR from the coding sequence ATGGCATTCATCACGCTTCAGGAGGCCCGGACGAAGGGCATCCAGGCCCGCTCGCGTATGACCAGACGTGCGGACACCGTTCTGAGCGAGGAGAGCGCCCTCGCAAAGAGCCATCCTTCCACGCAGAAATGGGACATCTTCCTGTCCCACAGCATGACGGATGCCGACGTGGTGCTCGGGGTCAAGCGCATCCTCGAGGAAGAGGGCGGGGTCAAGGTGTTCGTCGACTGGGTCGAGCATCCTCAGCTGGACCGCAGCAAGGTGAAGCCGGAGGTCGCCGACATGCTGCGACAGTCGATGAAGGCCTCGAGCAGTCTGGTCTTTGCAACTTCGGAGACCTCTCCTTCCTCGAAGTGGATGCCCTGGGAACTTGGCTACTTCGACGGTCTCAAGGGCGGGGAGAAGGTGGCGATTCTGCCGCTCGTCGAGAGTACCCATGGGTCATTCGTGGGTCAGGAGTACCTCCAGCTCTACCGGAAGGTGGAGCGGGTCGAGAACCTCGTCGAGGGATCTGGGCCGAGCTCCCGCTACGTCGGCCGCGCACTAGCTGTCGAAGGCAGTGTTCGGGGCGTCGCTCCCAGGGCGTCGCTCAAGTCTTTTGTGCGCTGA